The sequence GGTCGTACACCATCGGACGGTCCCGCTCCGGGACGCCCATCATGTCGCAGATGACCTGCAACGGGAGGCGCGCGGCGACCCGGCCCACGAAGTCGCCGGGGCCGCGCGCGAGCAGGTCGTCCACGATCGCGGTCGCGGTCGCGGCGAGGTCGGTCTCCAGCTTGGCGAGGACGCGCGGGGTGAACGCCCGCGACACGATCCGCCGGATCTTGGCGTGCCGGGGGTCGTCCATGTTGATCATCGAGCCGAAGTAGCGAGCGAAATAGCGGGGCATGTCGGCGATGCCGGTGGCGGTCGGCTCGCTGCTGAACACGTCCGGGCGGCGGCTGGCCTCCACCACGTCCGCGTGCCGGACGAGCGCCCAGTAGCCGCGGCCGGTCCGCAGGAACGGGAGCTTCAGCTCGGGGAAGAACACGGGCGCGTCCCGGTCCCGCAGCGCCGCGAACACCGCCTCGCGCTCCGGCCGGGGACGCGCCCAGAAGGCCAGGTCCGACAGGTCCGCCCGCGTCATGCCCCCATGCAAGCCGCGCCCCGGCGCACCGTCAACCTCCCGCGCGGCGACGCGCCCGGCCGGCGCGCGGCGGGCCGGGGGAGGTCCCGCGCCGGTAAAATCCGCACCGGCCGGTGGGCGGCGACGCCCGTCCGCCCGGCCCCCGGTCCCGACGGCGAAGGTGGCACGTGAGCGAGAAGGTCGACGTCCTGATCAAGCGGCTGGACCCGGAGCTTCCGGTGCCCGGCTACGCCCACCCCGGTGACGCGGGCGCCGACCTGTACGCCGCGGCCGACGTCGAGCTCCCGCCGGGCGAGCGCGCGAGCGTCCCGACCGGGGTGTCGATCGCCCTGCCCGACGGTTACGCGGCCTTCATCCACCCGCGCTCGGGTTTGGGGGTTAGGTTGGGGGTGACCATCGTCAACGCACCCGGTACGGTCGACGCCGGCTACCGAGGTGAGATCAGGGTGACCCTGCTGAACACCGATCTTCGCGAGACCGTCCGGCTGCGCCGCGGCGACCGCATCGCGCAGATGGTCGTGCAGCGCGTCGCGCACGCGGTCTTCCACGAGGTCGCCGAGCTTCCGGGCAGCGCCCGGGGGGAGGGCGGCTTCGGTTCCACCGGGGGGTTCGGGGAAGGGGACCGGGTGGCCGACAACGAGGATCGTCGATAAGGAGCGTGTGTCGTGGCTTTTGGACGTCGCCGGCAGGCCGACGAGCAGGTGGCGAAGGACGCCGAGGACCTGGCTCCGGCGGTCGAGGAGGCCGAGGCGGAGGCCGCCGACCCGGCCGAGGGCGGCCCCTGGGACTCCACCGAGTCCTACCCGGAGATCCAGCGCCTGGACTTCGGGGCGCTGCAGGTCCCGGTGGCCTCGGGGCTCGGTTTCCAGGTCAATTTCGAGGCGACCGAGGTGGACGAGGAGGGCAACCCGGTCAACGGCCGTCCGGTGGCCGTCCTGGTCCAGCACGGTGAGAGCGCCATGCAGCTCCAGGTCTTCGCCGCGCCCAAGCGGTCCGGCATCTGGGACGACGTCCGGCGCGAGACCGCCAAGGACATCGAGGAGCAGGCGCAGGGCCAGACGCAGGAGGGCGAGGGCCCGTTCGGCCCCGAGCTGATCGCGATGGTCCCCGCCGCGCTGACCGAGGACGTGCTGGCCGAGATGCCCGCCGAGGTCCGCGAGCAGATCCCGGCGGAGTTCGTCGAGCAGGGCTGGGCGCCGCAGGTCGTCCGGTTCCTCGGGGTCGACGGCCCGCGCTGGTTCCTCCAGGTCGTGGTGCAGGGCGCCGCGATCGAGGACGAGGAGCAGTGGCAGGTGCTGGAGGACGTGCTGCGCGGCGTGGTCATCCACCGCGGCGACCAGCCCATGCCGCCCCGCGACCTGCTGGAGCTGCGGATCCCGAAGGAGTTCAACGAGGCCGGCGAGCAGGACGGCGAGGGCGGCGAGCAGACGTTCGACCCGTTCGAGCGCGGCCCGGAGATCACCGAGGTCCACTGACCCTCCGCCGCCGGAGGGGGTGGGCTTTCCCCTACCTCCGGCGGCGTCCTGGACCCCTCGTGACGGGTCCGCCCGCTCCGTAGCGTCGTGGCCATCGGGCGTTCCGGGAGGCGGGACGCCGTGACGGCGGGAGACGCGGATGTCAGGGCGGGAACAGGCGGGCCGGGGCGAGGCCCTGCGGCTCGACGGAGTCGGGAAGGTCCACGGGACGGACGGGAACCGCGTCCGGGCGCTGGCGGGAGTGTCGCTGCGCCTGGCCGCCGGGACGTTCACGGCGGTGATGGGGCCGTCCGGGTCGGGCAAGAGCACACTGCTTCAGTGCGCGGCGGGTTTGGACCGTCCGACCGAGGGACGCGTGTTCCTCGCCGGGGCGGAACTGGCCGGGCGCGGCGAGGCGGCGCTGACGCGGTTCCGGCGCGAGCGCGTCGGGTTCGTCTTCCAGCGGTTCAACCTGCTGCCGACGCTGACCGTCCTGGAGAACGTCCTGCTCCCGGCGAGGCTGGCGGGCCGCCGCGCCGACCGGGCCGCCGCCGCCGACATTCTCGTGCGGGTGGGCCTCGGGGACCGGCTGCACCGGCTGCCCGCCGAGCTGTCGGGCGGCCAGCAGCAGCGCGTCGCCATCGCCCGCGCCCTGGCCACCGGCCCGGACGTGGTGTTCGCCGACGAGCCGACCGGCGCCCTCGACCTGCGCAGCGCCCGGGACGTGCTGGCGCTGCTGAGCGAGACCGTCCGCGTCCACGGCCGGACGGTCGTCATGGTCACCCACGACCCCGTCGCCGCGTCCTACGCCGACCGGGTGGTGTTCCTCGCCGACGGGGCCCTGGCCGGGAGCCTGGACGCCCCGACCGCCGAGGCCGTCGCCGAGCGCATGACGCGCCTGGCCGCCGCGGTCGAGCGGGGGGCCGCCGCGTGACCGGGCTCGCCCTGCGCTCGCTGCGCCGCCGCGCGAGCGCTTTCACCGCCACGTTCCTCGCCGTGTTCCTCGGCGCGGCCCTGCTGATGTCGTTCGGCGCGATGCTCGACGTCGCCGGGGACGCGACCGGCACCGCCCGCAGCACGCTCCTGACCGTCGGGCTCGTCGTCGGGGGCTGGGGGCTGCTGCTGGTGGCGTTCGCGGTGACGTCCACGCAGTCGCTCGCGGTCCGGCAGCGGGCCGAGGAGATCGCGCTCCTGCGCAGCGCCGGCGCCACCCCGGGCCAGGTCGCCCGGATGATCGTCGCCGAGTCCCTGCTCGTCGCGGTCGCGGGCGGCGTGCTCGCGGTCCTTCCCGGCTGGGCGCTCGGGCACGGCGTCCTCGCGCTGATGCACGACGGCGCGATGGTCCCGGACGCGGTCGGCTACGCGTTCGGGCCGTGCGCCCTCGGCGTCGGGCTCGGCGTCACGCTGGTCTCCGCGCTGACCGGGGGCGCGTTCGCGGCCCGCCGGGCGGTGCGGGGGACGGCCGTCACGTCCGGCGCGGAGGCGGGCGGGCTCGGCCGCGGCCGGATCATCGCCGCCGCCCTGCTGCTGGCCGCCGCGTCCGGCGAGGCGATCACGACCGTCACGGTCATGCGCGGCAAGGGCCTGGACGCGATGGCCACGTCCGGGCAGGCCGACATCCTCGCCGCGCTCGCCCTGGCCCTGCTCGCCCCCGCGCTCGTCGGCGGGGCCGCGCGGGCGCTGGCCGGGCCGCTGCGCGCCCTCGGCGCCGTCGGGGACCTCGTGCTGGCGGGACTGGCGCGGCGGTCCCGGCGGCTCGCGGCGGTCGTCCTGCCGATCATCCTGTTCACCGGGATCGGCATCGGGACGCTGCACCTCCAGGCCACCGAGACCGCCGCGTCCGCCGGGCGCGCGGCGAGCGTCGACGACCGGTCCGTCGAGGTGCTGAACCTGGTCGTCATCGGGATGATCATCCTGTTCACCGCGATCATGCTGGTGAACACGCTGGTCGCGGCCGTCGCCGACCGGCGGCGCGAGTTCGGGCAGCAGCGGCTCGCCGGGGCCACGCCCCGCCAGGTGCTCGCGGCGGTGACCGTCGAGTCGGCCGTGCTCGCCGCGCTCGGGATCGCCGCCGGGACGGTCGCGTCGGTGTTCACGTCCGTCCCGTTCGCCGTCGCCCGGACGGGCTCGGTCCGGCCCGCGGGCGGCCCGCTGATCCTGGTGGGCGTCGCGGCGCTGGCCGTCGTCCTCACCGGCGGGACGGCCTGGCTCGCCGCCCGCCGGGCGCTGCGGGCGCCCGCCGTCGCGGCGGTCGCCTGATCCGGGACGTCCCGGGCGGTTCAGCACGGCGCGAGATGGCCTAAAGTTCGTTTCATGGACGACGTACCGGCCGCCGCCGAGCCGGAGACGCGACGCGAGCCCCG comes from Actinomadura rubteroloni and encodes:
- the dut gene encoding dUTP diphosphatase, coding for MSEKVDVLIKRLDPELPVPGYAHPGDAGADLYAAADVELPPGERASVPTGVSIALPDGYAAFIHPRSGLGVRLGVTIVNAPGTVDAGYRGEIRVTLLNTDLRETVRLRRGDRIAQMVVQRVAHAVFHEVAELPGSARGEGGFGSTGGFGEGDRVADNEDRR
- a CDS encoding DUF3710 domain-containing protein — its product is MAFGRRRQADEQVAKDAEDLAPAVEEAEAEAADPAEGGPWDSTESYPEIQRLDFGALQVPVASGLGFQVNFEATEVDEEGNPVNGRPVAVLVQHGESAMQLQVFAAPKRSGIWDDVRRETAKDIEEQAQGQTQEGEGPFGPELIAMVPAALTEDVLAEMPAEVREQIPAEFVEQGWAPQVVRFLGVDGPRWFLQVVVQGAAIEDEEQWQVLEDVLRGVVIHRGDQPMPPRDLLELRIPKEFNEAGEQDGEGGEQTFDPFERGPEITEVH
- a CDS encoding ABC transporter permease; the protein is MTGLALRSLRRRASAFTATFLAVFLGAALLMSFGAMLDVAGDATGTARSTLLTVGLVVGGWGLLLVAFAVTSTQSLAVRQRAEEIALLRSAGATPGQVARMIVAESLLVAVAGGVLAVLPGWALGHGVLALMHDGAMVPDAVGYAFGPCALGVGLGVTLVSALTGGAFAARRAVRGTAVTSGAEAGGLGRGRIIAAALLLAAASGEAITTVTVMRGKGLDAMATSGQADILAALALALLAPALVGGAARALAGPLRALGAVGDLVLAGLARRSRRLAAVVLPIILFTGIGIGTLHLQATETAASAGRAASVDDRSVEVLNLVVIGMIILFTAIMLVNTLVAAVADRRREFGQQRLAGATPRQVLAAVTVESAVLAALGIAAGTVASVFTSVPFAVARTGSVRPAGGPLILVGVAALAVVLTGGTAWLAARRALRAPAVAAVA
- a CDS encoding ABC transporter ATP-binding protein, whose product is MSGREQAGRGEALRLDGVGKVHGTDGNRVRALAGVSLRLAAGTFTAVMGPSGSGKSTLLQCAAGLDRPTEGRVFLAGAELAGRGEAALTRFRRERVGFVFQRFNLLPTLTVLENVLLPARLAGRRADRAAAADILVRVGLGDRLHRLPAELSGGQQQRVAIARALATGPDVVFADEPTGALDLRSARDVLALLSETVRVHGRTVVMVTHDPVAASYADRVVFLADGALAGSLDAPTAEAVAERMTRLAAAVERGAAA